Proteins encoded in a region of the Triplophysa rosa linkage group LG14, Trosa_1v2, whole genome shotgun sequence genome:
- the nectin3a gene encoding nectin-3-like protein, which translates to MAEEVMDIFGNSTVFRGLLPFFGLLFCVCTGVGANEVLVPEHVTAVLGKNVTLTCKVMVSTNLSLTQSSWERRLPSGTFTLAVFNPQYGISIADKYSNRVHFLKPSVHDVSIILEGVGFADIGMYTCKVVTFQLGNMQASTKVDIMVEPKVYVSPGSLSLLAGDGETLVATCTAERGRPASEVLWLSEVDGQTDVMTHEETDGTTTTLAHFIWAPTREGFGSALSCIVRHPALSTEFRIPYQLNVLFRPDVVVVGLQEVWYVGQENVKLDCKASANPPAHVFLWTRLDAPMPAGVDTSNGSLMFTRPLEQNDSGQYRCEVLNDVGQSFQDVRVLIIEPPPTTAIPTTQSNLPKSSLTITAPVKQQAHFTFPSEASTPDSSLGTVVGGAIGGILVLVLLMALAGVVYMRQRRTFRGDYYTKQYIGPSDMQKESQLDVLEPHELRDVYGDDSGNGSQELKPKIDGDIIYPDYGSDHKDMEGWSDNLSLQREGTYYSDHHNHHNVNPSGPPLHNGSPYLQDECCDNGTDSDYVSHVDGSVISRREWYV; encoded by the exons ATGGCAGAGGAAGTAATGGACATCTTTGGGAATAGCACCGTTTTTCGTGGGCTTCTACCTTTCTTCGGTCTTCTGTTTTGCGTCTGCACCG GTGTGGGGGCCAATGAGGTCCTGGTTCCAGAGCATGTGACCGCTGTACTGGGAAAGAACGTCACATTGACCTGTAAGGTGATGGTGAGCACCAACCTCAGCCTGACGCAGAGTTCCTGGGAGCGCCGGCTGCCCTCGGGCACTTTCACTTTGGCCGTCTTCAACCCACAGTACGGGATCTCCATAGCTGACAAGTACAGCAATCGGGTGCACTTCCTCAAGCCTTCAGTGCATGATGTGTCCATTATCCTGGAGGGTGTGGGCTTTGCAGACATTGGGATGTACACATGCAAAGTGGTGACCTTCCAACTTGGAAACATGCAGGCCTCTACGAAAGTGGACATTATGG TGGAGCCCAAAGTCTATGTGTCTCCCGGCTCTTTGTCTCTGCTGGCTGGAGATGGTGAAACTCTAGTGGCCACCTGCACAGCTGAACGGGGTCGCCCGGCATCGGAGGTCCTCTGGTTGTCAGAAGTGGACGGCCAGACAGACGTCATGACGCACGAGGAGACCGATGGCACCACCACCACTTTAGCTCATTTCATCTGGGCCCCCACCCGTGAGGGGTTCGGCAGTGCCCTCAGCTGCATCGTCCGTCACCCGGCCCTATCCACAGAATTCCGCATCCCATATCAGCTCAACGTACTGT TTCGTCCAGATGTTGTGGTGGTGGGCCTTCAGGAGGTGTGGTATGTGGGACAAGAAAATGTAAAGTTGGACTGTAAAGCCTCTGCCAACCCACCTGCTCATGTCTTCCTCTGGACCAG GTTAGACGCCCCAATGCCTGCAGGTGTGGACACATCTAATGGCAGCCTAATGTTTACACGGCCTTTAGAGCAAAACGACTCCGGACAATACAGGTGTGAAGTTCTGAACGATGTTGGGCAGAGCTTTCAAGATGTTCGCGTCTTGATAATAG AACCACCACCAACCACTGCGATCCCCACCACCCAGTCCAACTTGCCCAAAAGCAGCTTAACCATCACAGCTCCTGTCAAACAACAAGCCCATTTCACCTTCCCAAGTGAAGCTTCCACACCAGACAGCAGTCTGGGTACGGTTGTGGGTGGTGCCATCGGCGGGATCCTGGTTTTGGTGTTGCTGATGGCACTGGCGGGAGTCGTCTACATGCGTCAGCGGCGAACGTTCCGAGGCGACTACTACACCAAGCAGTACATAGGCCCGTCCGACATGCAGAAAGAGTCGCAGTTGGATGTGCTTGAACCGCATGAGCTCCGGGACGTGTACGGAGACGATTCGGGCAACGGCAGCCAAGAACTAAAGCCCAAAATCGACGGAGACATTATTTATCCCGATTACGGCAGTGACCATAAAGACATGGAGGGCTGGAGCGACAATCTTAGCCTTCAGAGAGAGGGAACGTATTACTCAGACCACCACAACCATCACAACGTGAACCCCAGCGGGCCACCTCTGCACAACGGCTCCCCCTACCTGCAGGACGAGTGCTGCGATAATGGCACGGACAGCGATTACGTGTCGCACGTAGACGGCTCTGTGATTTCACGCAGGGAGTGGTATGTTTGA